In Amyelois transitella isolate CPQ chromosome 3, ilAmyTran1.1, whole genome shotgun sequence, a single genomic region encodes these proteins:
- the LOC106136075 gene encoding galanin receptor type 3: MFTNSTEEVAEEARIHAVAALVALYVLVSAIGIIGNISLMAALASGGAARLRTPQLLSACAADFLVCAASAPLAATRAARIHYLPCHVIFYIESFPVAASTLSLVAIAADRCGVVRRGQGFCARPIVVVVIVWISAFLLGVTAVITTCVPCPPLAAAHALVTYCFPVAAVARCHWAVRVKLTALSLTARAAHGELPLPVPLMRRPTHVIIVAGVGPRERRDAVDVGDVRKKKLQPSLLGPQPQTSTLRSRRRLGNVLLGIAAIFAVCWCPHAAIVICSAFGLHAPLVLKQYALLLGYAHSAINAVAYWVLNRHALTSACAAWRLPQLRVREERPSSTNEAALGAFHPRLARPAPSPRPPPSSFLY; this comes from the exons ATGTTCACCAACAGTACCGAGGAGGTGGCGGAGGAAGCTCGCATCCACGCAGTGGCAGCTCTGGTAGCGTTGTACGTGTTGGTGTCTGCTATTGGAATCATTG GCAATATAAGCCTAATGGCGGCCCTGGCCTCAGGGGGCGCTGCCAGACTCCGGACGCCGCAGCTGCTGAGCGCCTGCGCAGCCGACTTCCTCGTGTGCGCCGCTAGCGCACCGCTGGCTGCCACCCGGGCCGCTAGGATACATTACCTGCCGTGCCATGTTATCTTTTACATCGAG tcatTCCCAGTAGCTGCCAGTACGCTCTCGCTGGTGGCGATCGCGGCGGACCGTTGCGGCGTGGTGCGGCGCGGACAGGGCTTCTGTGCTAGACCCATTGTGGTGGTTGTGATTGTGTGGATCAGCGCTTTTTTGCTTG gTGTGACAGCAGTAATAACCACATGCGTGCCGTGCCCGCCCCTGGCCGCAGCCCACGCCCTGGTCACATACTGCTTTCCAGTAGCAGCCGTTGCCAGATGCCACTGGGCCGTGAGGGTCAAACTAACTGCGTTGTCGCTAACCGCCCGAGCGGCCCACGGGGAACTCCCACTCCCAGTGCCACTGATGAGAAGACCGACACATGTCATCATCGTAGCCGGAGTGGGCCCCCGGGAAAGACGCGACGCGGTCGACGTCGGCGACGTCAGAAAGAAGAAACTTCAACCCAGCCTCTTGGGACCTCAACCGCAAACGTCGACGCTGCGCTCGCGACGTAGACTCGGCAACGTGCTTCTGGGTATAGCAGCCATCTTCGCTGTCTGCTGGTGCCCTCACGCCGCGATCGTCATTTGCAGCGCATTCGGCCTGCACGCTCCATTGGTGCTGAAACAATATGCGCTACTGCTCGGGTATGCCCACTCAGCTATAAACGCAGTCGCGTACTGGGTGTTGAACAGGCACGCTCTGACGTCAGCGTGCGCAGCGTGGCGTCTCCCGCAGCTGAGGGTCCGGGAGGAGAGACCTTCTTCGACGAACGAGGCAGCACTCGGAGCGTTCCACCCCCGCCTCGCCCGCCCCGCCCCCTCCCCGCGGCCGCCCCCCTCTAGCTTCCTCTATTGA